The following is a genomic window from Crossiella equi.
GTCTGCGCACCGCCCTGAACGCCCTCGGCGCGGGGTACGTGGCCGCGGGGCACGAGGTGGTGCTGATCGTGCCCGGCCCGCGCCGCCACGACGAGGTGCTGCCCTCGGGCGTCCGGCGCATCACGCTGCCCGCGCCGAAGGTGCCGTTCATGGGCGGCTACCGCGTGGTCGACCCGGTGCGCGTGCAGTCGCTGCTGTCCAAGCTGCACCCGGACCGGCTCGAGGTCTCCGACCGCATCACGCTGCGCGGCATGGGCCGGTGGGCCAGCAAGCGCGGGGTGCCCAACGTGGTGATCTCGCACGAGCGCTTCGACCGCCTGCTGGAGCAGTTCTTCCTGCCCGGCCCCGCCGCCCGCCGGGTCGCGGACTGGGCGAACACCCGCATGGCCGCGGGCTACGAGACCGTGGTCTGCACCACCGACTTCGCCCGCGAGGAGTTCGACCGCATCGGCGCCCGCAACGTCATGCGCGTGCCGCTGGGTGTGGACCTCGACACGTTCAACCCGATCCGGCACGACCGCGCGCTGCGCTCGGAGCTGTCCCGGGGCGCTGCGAACCTGCTCGTGCACTGCGGGCGGCTGTCGGTGGAGAAGCACGTGGAGCGCAGCGTGGACACCCTCGCCGAGCTGCACGAGTCCGGGCACGACGTGCGCCTGGTCATCGCCGGGGACGGCCCGCGCCGCGAGGCCCTGGAGCGGCGTGCCGCCGGGCTGCCGGTCACCTTCCTCGGCTTCGTGAACAACCGGAACGACGTGGCGAACCTGCTGGCCAGCGCGGACATCTCGCTCGCGCCCGGCCCGCACGAGACCTTCGGCCTGGCCGCCCTGGAGGCGCTGGCCTCGGGTACGCCGGTCGTGGTCTCGCAGTCCTCGGCACTGCGCGAGATCGTGCGCGAGGACTGCGGCGCGGCCGTGCCGGACTACGCGCGGGCCTTCGCCGGAGCCGTCACCGAGCTGCTGGACGCCCCCGAGGACGGCCGCCGCGCCGCCGCCCGTGCCCGCGCCGAGCAGTTCCCGTGGCCGCGCGCGGTCGACGGGATGCTGGCCGCCCTGCAGGCCGGGTGAGCACCGCTGCGTAGGCTGCTGGGCATGGCCAGGGCTGGTTTGGACAAGGACCCGCGCGAAGTCGCAGAGATGTTCGACGGGGTCGCGCGGCGCTACGACATCACCAACACGGTGCTCGCCGGTGGCCAGGACCGCCGGTGGCGCGGCAAGACCACCCGCGCCCTGGACCTGCGGCCGGGCGAGAAGGTGCTCGACCTCGCGGCGGGCACCGCGGTGTCCACCGTCGACCTGGCCAGCACCGGCGCCTGGTGCGTGGCCGCCGACTTCTCGCTGGGCATGCTCCAGGCGGGCAAGCGGCGCGGGCTGCCCATGGTGGCCGCCGACGGCCTGCGGCTGCCCTTCGCCAGCGGCTCCTTCGACGCGGTCACCGTGTCCTTCGGCCTGCGCAACATGCAGGACACCAGCGCCGCGCTGGCCGAGCTGGCGCGCGTGACCCGCTCCGGCGGCCGCATGGTGATCTGCGAGTTCTCCCGCCCGGTGTGGAGTCCCATGCGCCTGGGCTACAACACCTACCTCAAGGTGCTGCCGCAGATCGCCAAGCGCGTGTCCTCCAACGCGCCCGCCTACCAGTACCTGGCCGAGTCGATCCGGGACTGGCCGGACCAGCAGGCGCTGGCCGAGCTGATCGCGGGCGCGGGCTGGGAGGACGTGGCCTGGCGCAACCTCACCGGCGGCGTCGTCGCACTGCACCGCGCGACCAAGCCCTGAACTACACTCGGTCCCGGACTTCGTGAAGAAGTTCACAAGCTCGATCCGCACACCTGAGGAGCCTCGATGACCACCCCGACCAGCCGTCGTCAGCCGCACGAGGACGCCGACGTCATCGTGGTCGGTGCCGGACCCGCGGGCTCCACCGCGGCCACCTACCTCGCCCGCGCGGGCCTGGACGTGCTGCTGCTGGAGAAGAGCGAGTTCCCGCGCGAGAAGGTGTGCGGTGACGGCCTCACCCCGCGCGGCGTGAAGCAGCTCATCGACCTGGGCATCGACACCCGCGAGGAAGCGGGCTGGCTGCACAACCGCGGCCTGCGGGTGGTCGGCGGCGGCGTCACCATGGAGCTGGACTGGCCGGATCTC
Proteins encoded in this region:
- a CDS encoding glycosyltransferase → MRIVQLANFYGPRSGGLRTALNALGAGYVAAGHEVVLIVPGPRRHDEVLPSGVRRITLPAPKVPFMGGYRVVDPVRVQSLLSKLHPDRLEVSDRITLRGMGRWASKRGVPNVVISHERFDRLLEQFFLPGPAARRVADWANTRMAAGYETVVCTTDFAREEFDRIGARNVMRVPLGVDLDTFNPIRHDRALRSELSRGAANLLVHCGRLSVEKHVERSVDTLAELHESGHDVRLVIAGDGPRREALERRAAGLPVTFLGFVNNRNDVANLLASADISLAPGPHETFGLAALEALASGTPVVVSQSSALREIVREDCGAAVPDYARAFAGAVTELLDAPEDGRRAAARARAEQFPWPRAVDGMLAALQAG
- a CDS encoding demethylmenaquinone methyltransferase, coding for MARAGLDKDPREVAEMFDGVARRYDITNTVLAGGQDRRWRGKTTRALDLRPGEKVLDLAAGTAVSTVDLASTGAWCVAADFSLGMLQAGKRRGLPMVAADGLRLPFASGSFDAVTVSFGLRNMQDTSAALAELARVTRSGGRMVICEFSRPVWSPMRLGYNTYLKVLPQIAKRVSSNAPAYQYLAESIRDWPDQQALAELIAGAGWEDVAWRNLTGGVVALHRATKP